The following proteins come from a genomic window of Phacochoerus africanus isolate WHEZ1 chromosome 9, ROS_Pafr_v1, whole genome shotgun sequence:
- the LOC125135903 gene encoding olfactory receptor 4K13-like produces MDLLNNTSSVSEFILLGLSSAQDIQMFLFAIFTLVYVAIIVGNLLIVISVISDNHLHSPMYFFLANLSFFDLCLSSTATPKVILDFFREHKTISWWGCMTQMFFMHFFGGGEMSLLIAMAIDRYVAICKPLHYKTIMSHKVLIVLLLLSWTVGFIHTTSQMVFTVGLPFCGPNTVDSIFCDLPLVIRLACTDTYILELLVIVNSGLLSLVCFVLLLISYTVMLVTIWQHSSSASSKALSTLSAHITVVTLFFGPAIFVYAFPFNSYSVDKFLSVFYSMITPLLNPIIYTLRNQEMKAAIKRVSRQHIGSYLIH; encoded by the coding sequence ATGGATCTCCTGAATAACACATCGAGTGTTTCAGAGTTCATCTTGCTGGGACTTTCCAGTGCTCAAGACATTCAAATGTTCCTTTTTGCAATCTTCACTCTTGTCTATGTAGCCATCATAGTGGGAAACCTCCTCATTGTGATCTCTGTGATATCTGATAACCATCTTCACTCCCCCATGTATTTCTTTCTGGCAAATTTATCATTCTTTGATCtatgtctttcctccactgcaaCTCCCAAAGTGATTTTGGACTTCTTTAGAGAACATAAGACCATCTCCTGGTGGGGCTGTATGACCCAGATGTTCTTTATGCATTTCTTTGGGGGTGGAGAGATGTCTCTTCTGATAGCTATGGCCATTGACAGGTATGTCGCCATATGCAAACCCTTACACTACAAGACTATCATGAGTCATAAGGTGCTCATTGTGCTTCTACTGCTCTCTTGGACAGTTGGGTTCATACATACCACTAGCCAGATGGTTTTCACGGTGGGTTTACCTTTCTGTGGTCCCAATACTGTGGACAGCATTTTCTGTGACCTTCCCCTGGTCATCAGGCTTGCCTGCACTGATACCTACATCCTAGAGCTCCTGGTGATTGTGAACAGTGGGCTCCTGTCCCTGGTATGCTTTGTTCTCTTGCTCATTTCCTACACTGTCATGCTGGTCACCATCTGGCAGCACTCCTCCAGTGCATCTTCCAAGGCTCTGTCCACACTCTCTGCCCACATCACTGTGGTCACGCTCTTCTTTGGTCCCGCTATCTTCGTCTATGCCTTCCCGTTTAATAGTTATTCTGTAGATAAGTTTCTTTCAGTGTTTTACTCTATGATCACCCCTCTCCTTAATCCCATTATTTATACTCTGAGAAATCAGGAAATGAAAGCAGCCATCAAGAGAGTGAGCAGGCAGCATATTGGTTCCTATCTCATCCACTAA